One region of Esox lucius isolate fEsoLuc1 chromosome 17, fEsoLuc1.pri, whole genome shotgun sequence genomic DNA includes:
- the LOC105017104 gene encoding protein S100-B-like, with the protein MQRTQGTMSELESSMITIIQVFHKYSGHKCKLKKAELKDLINTEMSLFITKIQENEILDELFADLDQNRDLEIDFQEFIALIAMVTSSSHDLFNH; encoded by the exons ATGCAG AGAACTCAGGGGACCATGTCAGAACTAGAGAGTTCCATGATTACCATCATCCAGGTGTTCCATAAATACTCAGGCCACAAATGCAAGCTGAAGAAGGCAGAGCTCAAAGATCTTATCAATACTGAGATGAGTCTCTTTATCACT AAAATCCAGGAGAATGAGATTCTGGACGAGCTGTTTGCAGACCTAGACCAGAACAGAGACCTGGAGATTGACTTCCAAGAGTTCATCGCGTTGATTGCCATGGTGACGTCCTCATCCCACGACCTCTTCAACCATTAG
- the sys1 gene encoding protein SYS1 homolog, translated as MGSHFRSYIWDPVLIVSQIVLMQCIYYSFLGLWLAGVDGLVQTNRSLDQIFSYEVLGFATIQGRLSMMAFILNALTCALGLWFFIRRGKQCLDFTVTVHFFHMIGCWIYNAHLPAALSWWLVNVACMALMAVIGEYLCMRTELRAIPVNSGPKSNL; from the exons ATGGGCAGTCATTTCCGAAGTTACATCTGGGACCCGGTCCTTATTGTATCTCAGATTGTGTTGATGCAGTGCATCTACTACAGCTTTCTGGGTCTGTGGCTTGCTGGAGTGGATGGTCTGGTACAAACCAACAGATCACTTGACCAGATCTTCAGTTATGAG GTTCTTGGATTTGCAACAATTCAGGGCAGGCTATCAATGATGGCATTCATCTTGAATGCACTTACCTG TGCCCTCGGCCTATGGTTCTTCATCCGCAGAGGGAAGCAATGCCTGGACTTCACAGTCACCGTGCATTTCTTCCACATGATTGGCTGTTGGATCTACAACGCCCACCTGCCAGCGGCCCTCTCCTGGTGGTTGGTCAATGTGGCCTGCATGGCTCTGATGGCTGTGATCGGAGAGTACCTGTGCATGCGGACTGAGCTCAGGGCCATTCCAGTCAACAGTGGACCTAAGTCTAACCTTTGA
- the dnajc14 gene encoding dnaJ homolog subfamily C member 14: MEKEVSDRQVEMEGRRWTVEANEESPDDLLSGIPPLSSSTYMSNQWEDRDDEETQQPISNEDSMDYLKVTSKDIPVKHEDSGHVGLEDFGVAKAKEDGVFLKQDFGEHVESEGNNETEGGDEEESGGRGRNEDSGKEPRMNGESGLRSAGAGGRRGRSRNSGAGGAVGVTSEQNIQATSPSSAYPPKGSLSSGGGRHKQARRRNHHHQQGRGRRQTGNQLALAFRELLSGRLSPWCLSCIHMVVELIVNVTHRCGVAVEAGGVALYDLGSQLLNKVTDVPGMKADAQRILERARCAGTVLVDKGIQLVKWVWQASVTCFGILCAVLLLGFHCARFTLVRLGGERGRRWWTSVKDSRVWRSVASLVERVSGCFTRRRGDPTQVPPFSPESPGGAGRYQPGHELERLLALAQVPEEEVDPFTVLGVEAHATEAELKKAYRQLAVQVHPDKNKHPRAGEAFKVLRAAWDIVSNPETRREYELKRMAATELSKSMNEFLTKLQDDLKEAMNTMMCTKCEGKHKRFEMDREPMEARFCAECNRRHSAEEGDLWAESSMLGLRITYFACMDGKVYDITEWAGCQRIGISPDTHRVPYHISFGSKNNGSSTQRHRTPPGPEHPPQGPTNPADLQDFFNRIFQGGPPPDMAANGGFFPSGTPPHHPSGAGPGPSGPFTPPPPQTGFFMPPGAHRPEPNETGAEGGGKPPPRRRKKVRKPFQR; encoded by the exons ATGGAGAAAGAGGTGTCTGACAGGCaggtagagatggagggaaggagatggaCCGTAGAGGCAAATGAGGAGAGCCCTGATGATCTGCTCTCAGGTATTCCTCCCCTCTCGTCTTCCACCTACATGTCCAACCAATGGGAAGACAGAGACGATGAGGAAACTCAGCAACCAATATCCAATGAGGACAGTATGGACTATCTTAAAGTTACCTCTAAGGATATCCCTGTCAAACATGAGGACTCAGGGCATGTAGGATTAGAGGATTTTGGAGTTGCAAAGGCCAAAGAGGATGGGGTCTTTCTGAAACAGGACTTTGGGGAGCATGTGGAAAGTGAAGGAAACAATGAGACAGAGGgtggagatgaagaggagagtggaggaagaggcCGAAATGAGGACAGTGGGAAGGAGCCACGTATGAATGGGGAGTCGGGCTTGAGGAGCGCCGGGGCTGGTGGGAGGAGAGGCCGGTCCCGGAACAGCGGAGCAGGTGGAGCCGTCGGGGTGACCTCAGAGCAAAACATCCAGGCTACATCACCCTCCTCTGCCTACCCACCCAAAGGGTCCCTGTCTTCGGGCGGGGGGAGGCACAAGCAGGCCCGAAGGcgaaaccaccaccaccagcagggCCGGGGCCGTCGGCAGACAGGCAACCAGCTGGCCTTGGCCTTCAGGGAACTACTGTCGGGGCGGCTCAGTCCGTGGTGCCTCTCCTGCATCCACATGGTGGTGGAGCTCATTGTTAACGTGACCCACCGATGCGGGGTGGCTGTGGAGGCCGGCGGGGTGGCCCTGTATGACCTGGGCTCTCAGCTGCTCAACAAGGTCACAGACGTGCCCGGGATGAAGGCAGACGCTCAGCGCATTCTTGAGAGGGCAAGGTGTGCCGGGACAGTCCTTGTGGACAAGGGCATCCAGTTGGTGAAGTGGGTCTGGCAGGCTTCCGTGACCTGCTTTGGCATCCTCTGTGCCGTGCTGTTGCTGGGGTTCCACTGTGCCAGGTTTACACTGGTCAGGCTGGGTGGGGAGAGGGGTCGGCGGTGGTGGACATCCGTGAAGGACTCCAGGGTCTGGAGGAGCGTGGCCTCACTGGTGGAAAGGGTCAGTGGCTGTTTCACGAGGAGGAGAGGCGACCCCACCCAAGTGCCCCCCTTCTCTCCGGAGTCTCCTGGTGGAGCAGGCAGGTACCAGCCTGGACATGAGCTGGAGAGGCTGCTGGCGCTGGCGCAAGTccctgaggaggaggtggaccCTTTCACAGTGCTGGGGGTGGAGGCCCACGCAACCGAAGCAGAGCTGAAGAAGGCATACAGACAGCTGGCTGTCCAG GTCCACCCAGACAAGAACAAGCACCCACGAGCCGGGGAGGCCTTCAAGGTGCTTAGGGCTGCCTGGGACATCGTCAGCAACCCAGAAACACGGAGGGAATACGAGCT CAAACGCATGGCTGCAACAGAACTCTCCAAGTCGATGAATGAGTTCCTCACCAAACTGCAGGATGACCTGAAGGAAGCGATGAACACCATGATGTGCACCAAGTGTGAGGGCAAGCACAA GAGGTTTGAAATGGACCGGGAGCCTATGGAAGCACGGTTCTGTGCTGAGTGTAACAGACGCCACAGCGCAGAGGAAGGAGATCTCTGGGCAGAGTCCAGCATGCTCGGCTTACGTATTACCTACTTTGCCTGCATGGATGGCAAGGTCTACGACATCACAG AGTGGGCTGGCTGCCAGAGGATAGGCATATCTCCAGACACGCACCGCGTGCCCTACCACATCTCATTTGGCTCCAAGAACAATGGCAGCTCCACACAGCGCCACAG GACACCTCCAGGCCCGGAGCACCCTCCCCAAGGCCCAACCAACCCTGCAGACCTGCAGGACTTCTTCAACCGCATCTTCCAGGGGGGACCTCCCCCCGACATGGCTGCCAATGGGGGGTTTTTCCCCTCAGGAACGCCCCCTCACCACCCTTCTGGTGCTGGACCGGGACCCAGTGGACCTttcacccctcctccacctcagaCTGGCTTTTTCATGCCCCCTGGAGCGCACCGACCGGAGCCTAATGAGACAGGGGCCGAGGGTGGAGGCAAACCTCCACCCCGCAGGAGGAAGAAGGTCCGCAAGCCCTTCCAGAGGTGA
- the inpp1 gene encoding inositol polyphosphate 1-phosphatase — MADLLKLLLRVAEKAANVARICRQEAPLFQLLVQEKTGMDKNKKFVKDFKTLADVVIQEMIRHDVGAQFPEMIGHIHGEESNKFENGLGESVIVTVCGTEKETATLLATVLDGDQTAAALLACAIHRDATHILADTGTDNLQIPLCPSDLGIWIDPIDATSQYIEGREEGAQEGHLCPSGLQCALVLIGVYLRATGEPVMGVINQPFSQKDPAGWKGKHFWGVSCGSVQACSVLRPQDGPTERPGLSVVLSSSEKQAVKEALAPLCGPDRLMYASGAGYKILCVILGLADVYVLSEGSTFKWDSCGPHALLRALGGGMVDLKECLHSTGSGDCEGGHRDLGELTYHQPHTECPGADRWANLGGLVAYLDCQTLHTVIKELKGKF, encoded by the exons ATGGCTGATCTGCTTAAGCTACTGCTGCGTGTGGCAGAAAAGGCGGCCAACGTAGCCCGCATCTGCCGCCAGGAGGCCCCTCTCTTTCAGCTGCTGGTCCAGGAGAAGACTGGTATGGACAAGAACAAGAAGTTTGTCAAGGACTTCAAGACGCTGGCCGATGTTGTGATTCAAGAGATGATCCGCCATGATGTTGGGGCTCAG TTTCCTGAAATGATTGGCCATATACATGGAGAGGAATCTAACAAGTTTGAGAATGGACTAG GCGAGAGTGTGATAGTCACTGTGTGTGGGACAGAGAAGGAGACCGCAACCTTACTGGCCACGGTGCTGGACGGGGATCAGACGGCGGCAGCTCTCCTGGCGTGTGCCATCCACCGCGACGCTACGCACATACTCgcagacacaggcacagacaacCTCCAGATACCTCTCTGCCCTTCTGACCTGGGCATCTGGATCGATCCCATCG ATGCCACTAGCCAGTACATTGAGGGACGTGAAGAGGGGGCACAGGAAGGCCATCTCTGTCCTTCAGGTCTTCAGTGTGCCCTGGTCCTGATTGGGGTATACCTCCGTGCCACAGGGGAACCTGTCATGGGGGTCATCAACCAGCCCTTCAGTCAGAAGGACCCAGCAGG CTGGAAGGGGAAGCATTTCTGGGGTGTGTCGTGTGGGAGTGTCCAAGCCTGCTCCGTGCTGCGGCCTCAAGACGGGCCGACCGAGAGGCCAGGACTCTCCGTGGTACTGAGCTCCAGTGAGAAGCAGGCGGTGAAGGAGGCTTTGGCCCCCCTGTGTGGGCCGGACAGGCTGATGTACGCCTCCGGCGCCGGATACAAGATCCTTTGTGTGATCCTGGGCCTTGCGGACGTCTACGTCCTCTCCGAGGGCAGCACCTTCAAGTGGGACTCCTGCGGCCCCCATGCGCTGCTCCGTGCCCTGGGTGGGGGCATGGTGGACCTTAAGGAGTGCCTCCACTCCACCGGCTCCGGTGACTGTGAGGGTGGGCACCGTGACCTGGGGGAGCTGACCTACCATCAACCCCACACGGAGTGCCCTGGGGCGGACCGCTGGGCCAACCTGGGAGGTCTGGTGGCGTACTTGGACTGTCAAACGCTCCATACGGTCATTAAGGAACTGAAGGGCAAGTTCTAA